One Cervus canadensis isolate Bull #8, Minnesota chromosome 12, ASM1932006v1, whole genome shotgun sequence DNA window includes the following coding sequences:
- the TSPYL5 gene encoding testis-specific Y-encoded-like protein 5 has translation MSGRSKGRRSSRAKGRGKSRAKGRVRAAPDDAPRDPDPPECQRLGEETMAAQVQAGAGWGGPEGAEPAPPRRPGEEAACRLPLDCGLALRARAAGTLGQAVTRPCPAKTTSVPERLVTDTVFVGTVGTVARPRNGPRVGSRRCPAAKKTPDTCSAVGRGSAALAGGKPKKGAAAEAASVPVGEEKIENAGSGPPATEGSMDTLENVQLKLETMNAQADRAYLRLSRKFGQLRLHHLERRNLLIQNIPGFWGQAFQNHPQLSSFLNNQDKEVLSYLNSLEVEELGLARLGYKIKFYFGRNPYFQNKVLIKEYGCGPSGQVVSRSTPIQWLPGHDLQTLSQGNPDNSRSFFGWFSNHSSIESDKIVEIINEELWPNPLQYYLMSEGARAEKGKEGRPGPARPPGETPEPGVNKSN, from the coding sequence ATGAGCGGCCGGAGTAAGGGGAGACGGTCCTCCCGCGCCAAAGGCCGTGGCAAAAGCCGCGCCAAAGGCCGAGTCCGCGCCGCGCCTGACGACGCCCCGCGGGACCCGGACCCTCCAGAGTGCCAGAGGCTCGGGGAGGAGACCATGGCGGCACAGGTGCAGGCTGGCGCGGGTTGGGGTGGCCCGGAAGGCGCTGAGCCCGCGCCGCCCCGCCGGCCCGGGGAAGAGGCTGCCTGCCGGCTGCCCCTAGACTGTGGCCTCGCGCTCCGGGCCCGGGCGGCGGGGACTCTCGGGCAGGCGGTGACCAGGCCGTGCCCGGCCAAGACCACATCCGTCCCGGAGCGCCTGGTGACCGACACTGTCTTCGTGGGAACCGTGGGCACCGTGGCGAGGCCGAGAAACGGGCCCCGCGTCGGAAGCCGCCGCTGCCCTGCGGCGAAGAAGACCCCAGATACCTGTAGTGCGGTGGGGAGGGGGTCTGCGGCCTTGGCCGGGGGGAAGCCGAAGAAAGGGGCCGCGGCGGAGGCCGCCTCCGTCCCCGTGGGCGAGGAGAAGATTGAGAACGCGGGGTCAGGGCCCCCGGCGACAGAGGGCAGCATGGATACGCTGGAGAACGTCCAGCTGAAGCTGGAGACCATGAACGCCCAGGCGGACCGGGCCTACCTGCGGCTCTCCCGCAAGTTTGGGCAGTTGCGGCTGCACCACCTAGAGCGCAGGAACCTCCTTATCCAGAATATTCCAGGCTTTTGGGGACAGGCCTTTCAGAACCACCCCCAGCTCTCGTCCTTCCTGAACAACCAGGATAAAGAGGTCCTCAGCTACTTGAATAGCTTGGAGGTGGAAGAGCTCGGCCTGGCGAGACTGGGCTACAAAATCAAGTTCTACTTCGGGCGCAACCCCTATTTCCAAAATAAGGTGCTCATCAAGGAATACGGGTGCGGCCCTTCGGGTCAGGTGGTGTCTCGTTCCACTCCAATCCAGTGGCTCCCCGGGCACGACCTCCAGACCCTTAGCCAGGGGAACCCCGACAATAGCCGGAGCTTCTTTGGGTGGTTTTCAAACCACAGCTCCATCGAGTCTGACAAGATTGTGGAGATAATCAACGAGGAGTTGTGGCCCAATCCCTTACAGTACTACCTGATGAGTGAAGGGGCCCgtgcagagaaaggaaaggagggcaGGCCGGGTCCTGCGAGGCCGCCAGGGGAGACCCCGGAGCCTGGGGTAAACAAGTCCAACTGA